Proteins from one Streptomyces roseifaciens genomic window:
- a CDS encoding OB-fold nucleic acid binding domain-containing protein yields MSAVPRSEKPTGRFRRMLDRLSTSQEELHHAELQQDAEATGCTRICDCDDRQIVKVTGTLRTVTLRPRAGVPALEAELFDGSAALDVVWLGRRSIVGIEPGRKLIASGRISMSRGRRVLFNPKYELRPLGQE; encoded by the coding sequence ATGAGTGCCGTACCCCGTTCCGAGAAGCCGACCGGCCGTTTCCGCCGGATGCTCGACCGGCTGTCCACCTCGCAGGAGGAGCTGCACCACGCAGAACTGCAGCAGGACGCGGAGGCCACGGGCTGCACGCGAATATGCGACTGCGACGACCGGCAGATAGTCAAGGTCACCGGCACACTGCGGACGGTAACGCTCCGCCCCCGTGCCGGGGTGCCCGCGCTGGAGGCCGAGCTGTTCGACGGCTCGGCCGCGCTCGACGTCGTGTGGCTCGGCCGCCGTTCCATCGTCGGCATAGAGCCCGGCCGTAAGCTGATCGCCTCCGGCCGGATCTCGATGAGTCGTGGCCGCCGGGTGCTGTTCAATCCCAAGTACGAACTCCGACCGCTCGGACAGGAGTAG
- a CDS encoding DUF3159 domain-containing protein, with translation MTSLDKPMTDQQETGGDGADASAATKAALFEAFGGVRGMVETTVPGLVFVAIFTVKRDIHTAAIAALGLSLLMGIARLLRKDTVKHAFSGVFGVAIGAVFAMMTGDAKNFHLPGMLYTLGLAVAYIVTSLVGYPLLGLILGPVFKENLSWRTRNPGRKIAYTKASWAWGLILLTKSAILFPLYWWGDATQLGWVKVALGIPPMLLSVYLTWIFLAKAPPPIDVIAEMEAAERAEGAEKAESSKALS, from the coding sequence GTGACGTCTCTCGACAAGCCGATGACGGACCAGCAGGAGACGGGCGGTGACGGCGCCGACGCATCGGCGGCGACCAAGGCCGCCCTCTTCGAGGCCTTCGGCGGGGTGCGGGGCATGGTCGAGACGACCGTGCCCGGCCTGGTCTTCGTCGCGATCTTCACGGTCAAGCGGGACATCCACACGGCGGCCATCGCCGCGCTGGGTCTGTCCCTGCTGATGGGCATCGCCCGGCTGCTGCGCAAGGACACCGTCAAGCACGCCTTCAGCGGCGTCTTCGGGGTCGCCATCGGCGCGGTCTTCGCGATGATGACCGGCGACGCTAAGAACTTCCACCTGCCCGGCATGCTCTACACCCTGGGCCTGGCCGTGGCGTACATCGTCACGTCCCTGGTGGGCTATCCGCTGCTCGGCCTGATCCTCGGCCCGGTGTTCAAGGAGAACCTCTCCTGGCGCACCCGCAACCCCGGCCGCAAGATCGCCTACACCAAGGCGAGCTGGGCCTGGGGCCTGATCCTGCTGACCAAGTCGGCGATCCTCTTCCCGCTGTACTGGTGGGGCGACGCCACCCAGCTCGGCTGGGTGAAGGTGGCCCTCGGCATCCCGCCGATGCTGCTCTCGGTCTACCTGACCTGGATCTTCCTGGCCAAGGCCCCGCCGCCGATCGACGTGATCGCGGAGATGGAGGCGGCCGAACGCGCCGAAGGCGCGGAGAAGGCGGAGAGCAGCAAAGCCCTGAGCTGA
- a CDS encoding potassium channel family protein: MRVAIAGAGAVGRSIAGELLENGHEVLLIDKAPTAISVERVPLAEWLLADACEITSLDEAALQRCNVVIAATGDDKVNLVVSLLAKTEYGVPRVVARVNNPKNEWLFNESWGVDVAVSTPRLMSALVEEAVSVGDLVRLMRFSQGDANLVELTLPPESALAGTRVGDVAWPDDTSLVTIIRGNRVLTPSREDSLEAGDELLFVAAPAREEQLEDLLSATRDTD; encoded by the coding sequence ATGAGGGTCGCCATCGCCGGTGCCGGTGCCGTCGGCCGCTCCATCGCGGGCGAGCTGCTGGAGAACGGCCACGAAGTCCTGCTCATCGACAAGGCCCCGACCGCCATCTCGGTCGAGCGGGTGCCTCTCGCGGAGTGGCTGCTGGCCGACGCGTGCGAGATCACCTCGCTCGACGAGGCCGCGCTGCAGCGCTGCAACGTGGTCATCGCGGCCACGGGTGACGACAAGGTCAACCTGGTCGTCTCCCTGCTGGCCAAGACCGAGTACGGGGTCCCCCGGGTCGTGGCCCGGGTGAACAACCCCAAGAACGAGTGGCTGTTCAACGAGTCCTGGGGCGTCGACGTGGCCGTGTCCACGCCGCGCCTGATGTCGGCGCTCGTCGAGGAGGCCGTGAGCGTCGGCGACCTGGTGCGCCTGATGCGGTTCAGCCAGGGCGACGCCAACCTCGTGGAGCTCACGCTGCCGCCGGAGTCGGCGCTGGCCGGCACCCGCGTCGGGGACGTCGCCTGGCCGGACGACACCTCGCTCGTCACGATCATCCGCGGCAACCGGGTGCTCACCCCCAGCCGGGAGGACTCCCTGGAGGCCGGTGACGAGCTGCTGTTCGTCGCGGCCCCGGCGCGCGAGGAGCAGCTCGAGGACCTGCTGTCGGCGACGCGGGACACCGACTGA
- a CDS encoding potassium channel family protein, which translates to MHIVIMGCGRVGSALAQTLEQQGHTVAVIDQDPTAFRRLGSGFGGRRVTGVGFDQDTLREAGIEEAGAFAAVSSGDNSNIIAARVAREMFGVENVAARIYDPRRAEVYQRLGIPTVATVRWTADQMLRRLLPSGAEPLWRDPSGGVQLAEVPASEAWVGHKISKLQEETGVRVAFLTRLGEAMLPTSSTVLQEGDLVHVMMRTDEIEQVEAAFAHGPEEAHS; encoded by the coding sequence GTGCACATTGTGATCATGGGCTGCGGGCGGGTCGGCTCGGCCCTCGCCCAGACCCTTGAGCAGCAGGGTCACACGGTGGCCGTGATCGACCAGGACCCGACGGCCTTCCGCCGCCTGGGCTCCGGGTTCGGCGGCCGCCGCGTGACCGGCGTCGGCTTCGACCAGGACACCCTGCGCGAGGCGGGCATCGAGGAGGCGGGCGCGTTCGCGGCCGTCAGCAGCGGTGACAACTCCAACATCATCGCGGCCCGCGTGGCCCGCGAGATGTTCGGCGTCGAGAACGTGGCCGCGCGGATCTACGACCCCCGGCGCGCCGAGGTCTACCAGCGGCTCGGCATCCCGACCGTGGCCACCGTGCGGTGGACGGCCGACCAGATGCTGCGGCGGCTGCTGCCGTCCGGCGCGGAGCCGCTGTGGCGCGACCCGAGCGGCGGCGTCCAGCTGGCCGAGGTGCCCGCCTCGGAGGCCTGGGTGGGCCACAAGATCAGCAAGCTCCAGGAGGAGACCGGCGTGCGGGTGGCGTTCCTCACCCGGCTGGGCGAGGCGATGCTGCCGACGTCCTCGACGGTGTTGCAGGAAGGCGATCTGGTGCATGTGATGATGCGCACCGACGAGATCGAGCAGGTCGAAGCGGCGTTCGCGCACGGCCCCGAGGAGGCGCACTCATGA
- a CDS encoding transposase has translation MSGVALYPRTARHEAPAPACPGTRDAVLAELCSALFASLPRSDQRRRGEAYVRGLLGTQGRKSIRNIAALIGGQAAEQSLHHFISSSTWDWAPVRRALAHYLTRVAPPHAWVVRPMVIPKAGDNSVGVDRRFCPAVGQVLNAQQAVGVWAASAEHSTPVNWRLHLSDAWLQDGLRRSQACIPDSVRPETLGECTVEAYAGMMRDWGLPLRPLVLDARDMDAPAALLRLRASGVPALVRISNSLRLTVADPAVPGRGSEALPAHQILGAARDMRRPVMWRDHGPSRVVRTSLTAAVRVGLPALRTAAAPGPVRRRELLLLGVGENGHRWPAELWLTDLVNVPPAALVRLGKLLDRVDRDFREIADEVGVRDFAGRSFSGWHRHVTLASAAHAVAALTGGPEERLPLGYVS, from the coding sequence ATGAGTGGTGTTGCTCTCTATCCGCGGACCGCCCGGCACGAGGCGCCCGCCCCCGCCTGCCCCGGGACCCGGGACGCGGTCCTGGCCGAGCTGTGCTCCGCGCTCTTCGCCTCGCTGCCGCGCAGCGACCAGCGCCGGCGCGGCGAGGCCTACGTGCGCGGCCTGCTCGGGACCCAGGGGCGCAAGTCCATCCGCAACATCGCGGCGCTCATCGGCGGCCAGGCCGCCGAGCAGAGCCTGCACCACTTCATCTCCAGCTCCACCTGGGACTGGGCCCCGGTGCGCCGCGCCCTCGCCCACTACCTGACCCGGGTCGCGCCGCCGCACGCGTGGGTCGTCCGGCCGATGGTCATCCCCAAGGCCGGGGACAACTCCGTGGGCGTCGACCGGCGCTTCTGCCCGGCCGTCGGCCAGGTGCTCAACGCGCAGCAGGCCGTGGGCGTCTGGGCCGCCTCCGCCGAGCACAGCACCCCCGTCAACTGGCGGCTGCACCTCTCCGACGCCTGGCTGCAGGACGGGCTGCGCCGCAGCCAGGCCTGCATCCCCGACTCCGTCCGCCCCGAGACCCTGGGGGAGTGCACGGTGGAGGCGTACGCCGGGATGATGCGCGACTGGGGGCTGCCGCTGCGCCCGCTCGTGCTGGACGCCCGCGACATGGACGCCCCCGCGGCCCTGCTGCGGCTGCGCGCCTCCGGGGTGCCGGCCCTGGTGCGCATCAGCAACTCGCTGCGGCTGACCGTGGCGGACCCGGCCGTGCCCGGCCGCGGTTCCGAGGCGCTGCCGGCCCACCAGATCCTCGGCGCGGCCCGCGACATGCGCCGCCCGGTGATGTGGCGCGACCACGGTCCCTCGCGGGTCGTGCGGACCTCGCTGACCGCGGCCGTCCGCGTGGGCCTGCCCGCGCTGCGCACGGCGGCCGCGCCCGGGCCGGTGCGGCGCAGGGAGTTACTCCTGCTGGGGGTGGGCGAGAACGGCCACCGCTGGCCGGCCGAGCTGTGGCTGACGGACCTCGTCAACGTCCCGCCCGCCGCTCTCGTACGGCTGGGCAAGCTCCTGGACCGGGTCGACCGGGACTTCCGGGAGATCGCCGACGAGGTCGGCGTCCGGGACTTCGCGGGCCGCTCGTTCAGCGGCTGGCACCGGCACGTGACGCTGGCCTCCGCGGCCCACGCCGTCGCCGCGCTCACCGGCGGGCCGGAGGAGCGCCTCCCGCTCGGCTACGTCTCCTGA
- a CDS encoding helix-turn-helix domain-containing protein yields MSEDGIFAVLELLAAGAPAQEYEALVERIRRAGAQPRLLDRLGDAVQLGLSIRTWTERQQQREAGMSALIDTARDLATPHDLDTLLKVILRRARRLLAVDMSYIGMYAEGERYVSIRAADGHTTALNVGLRLPGGSGLGSAVMDNPSPFWTPDYLADERIQHSGEIDYVVKAEGLQAVLAVPLSRGARPFGTLYVAERKVRHFTTDEIALLSSLSDLAGVAIEKAELLDRTTALVAELEQHSTRVEAGLRSAQELSDAQHRLIQLVLGDCNLDALARASATELGAAVQVCAANGTVLTSAGLVREAAKDEGDAGDAEGAEGADDDGEAAPVETLLVPAAMDAHAAREPVALADGLWAVPISAGTGSNLGTLLLRPDRPDAVQDERLLRLVAQVMAVQLLVESSRTAIAEGQVRDDFLADLLASPQRPPHQLEQHARRLGINLSKPHVVVVARPEGDARGKMAIWASSYAHRLSGLKSMHNGCAVLLLPGTDPGGAGRAVSAELSPLLGHPVTVSSAGPVAGPASVHHGFQEALRCLDAMTSLGVIGRSASVRELGFLGVLLSDNHDVEGFVDSAIGPVIDYDQQRFTDLTRTLETYFEAGGSPTNAAKKLHVHPNTVARRLERISELLGPQWQQPERALEVQLALRVFRVRHSLRMRDRAGPGPGGDTPGAQET; encoded by the coding sequence ATGTCCGAGGACGGCATATTCGCCGTGCTGGAGCTATTGGCCGCCGGGGCACCGGCCCAGGAATACGAAGCCCTCGTCGAACGGATCCGCCGCGCCGGCGCACAGCCGCGACTCCTCGACCGGCTCGGCGACGCCGTCCAACTCGGCCTGTCCATAAGAACGTGGACGGAGCGTCAGCAGCAGCGCGAGGCGGGCATGTCCGCGCTCATCGACACCGCGCGCGACCTCGCCACCCCGCACGACCTCGACACCCTCCTGAAGGTCATCCTCCGGCGGGCCCGGCGGCTCCTCGCCGTCGACATGTCGTACATCGGGATGTACGCCGAGGGCGAGCGGTACGTGAGCATACGGGCCGCCGACGGCCACACCACCGCGCTCAACGTGGGCCTCCGGCTGCCCGGCGGCAGCGGGCTGGGCTCCGCGGTCATGGACAACCCCTCGCCGTTCTGGACCCCGGACTACCTCGCCGACGAGCGCATCCAGCACAGCGGCGAGATCGACTACGTCGTCAAGGCCGAGGGGCTGCAGGCCGTCCTCGCCGTCCCGCTGAGCCGCGGCGCGCGCCCCTTCGGCACCCTCTACGTGGCCGAGCGCAAGGTCCGGCACTTCACCACCGACGAAATCGCCCTCCTCAGCTCCCTCAGCGACCTGGCCGGCGTGGCCATCGAGAAGGCCGAGCTGCTGGACCGGACCACCGCCCTGGTGGCCGAGCTGGAGCAGCACTCGACCCGCGTCGAGGCCGGGCTGCGCAGCGCCCAGGAGCTGAGCGACGCCCAGCACCGGCTGATCCAGCTGGTGCTCGGCGACTGCAACCTGGACGCCCTCGCCCGCGCCTCCGCCACGGAGCTGGGCGCCGCGGTCCAGGTGTGCGCCGCCAACGGCACCGTCCTCACCTCGGCGGGGCTGGTCCGGGAGGCCGCGAAGGACGAAGGGGACGCCGGGGACGCCGAGGGCGCCGAGGGTGCGGACGACGACGGGGAGGCGGCCCCGGTCGAGACGCTGCTGGTGCCCGCCGCCATGGACGCCCACGCCGCCCGCGAGCCCGTGGCCCTCGCCGACGGCCTGTGGGCCGTGCCCATCTCCGCGGGCACCGGAAGCAACCTCGGCACCCTGCTGCTGCGCCCCGACCGCCCCGACGCGGTGCAGGACGAGCGGCTGCTGCGGCTGGTGGCCCAGGTCATGGCCGTGCAGCTGCTGGTGGAGAGCAGCCGGACGGCGATCGCCGAGGGGCAGGTGCGCGACGACTTCCTCGCCGACCTGCTGGCGAGCCCGCAGCGGCCGCCGCACCAGCTCGAACAGCACGCGCGGCGGCTCGGCATCAACCTGAGCAAGCCGCACGTCGTCGTCGTGGCGCGCCCCGAGGGCGACGCCCGCGGCAAGATGGCCATCTGGGCGTCCTCCTACGCGCACCGGCTCAGCGGGCTGAAGAGCATGCACAACGGCTGCGCGGTGCTGCTGCTGCCTGGCACGGACCCGGGCGGCGCGGGCCGCGCCGTCTCCGCGGAGCTGTCGCCGCTCCTCGGCCACCCGGTGACGGTGAGCTCGGCGGGCCCGGTCGCGGGCCCGGCCTCCGTCCACCACGGCTTCCAGGAGGCGCTGCGCTGCCTGGACGCGATGACCTCGCTGGGGGTCATCGGCCGTTCGGCGTCGGTGCGCGAGCTGGGCTTCCTCGGGGTGCTGCTCTCCGACAACCACGACGTGGAGGGCTTCGTCGACTCGGCCATCGGGCCGGTGATCGACTACGACCAGCAACGGTTCACCGACCTGACGCGCACGCTGGAGACGTACTTCGAGGCGGGCGGCAGCCCGACGAACGCGGCCAAGAAGCTTCATGTGCACCCCAATACCGTGGCCCGTCGCCTGGAGCGGATCAGCGAGCTGCTGGGGCCGCAGTGGCAGCAGCCCGAGCGCGCCCTGGAGGTGCAGCTGGCCCTGCGGGTCTTCCGGGTGCGGCACAGCCTGCGGATGCGGGACCGGGCCGGGCCCGGGCCGGGCGGGGACACCCCCGGGGCTCAGGAGACGTAG
- a CDS encoding 50S ribosomal protein L11 methyltransferase — translation MCGREWDLLPEVFAPIYSPATGIALDLLGLAGTSAEKDSPRFSGAPGALRGSLLEIGSGTGVVAVAAALAGCTRVVAADINPAAVLNTSMNAARHGVSGRVRVLRSDLFDRLDPGERFDTVFWSSNYVLAPAEYQPRTMHERAYVDPGYAAHGRFLEEAPGLLAPGGTVLLHFSSRGDVPALRRIADRCGRRLDVVRRTVVREGEHEVEHMLLEVTPAADSARRPEVVR, via the coding sequence ATGTGCGGCCGCGAGTGGGATCTCTTACCGGAAGTATTTGCTCCGATTTACTCGCCGGCGACGGGAATCGCACTCGACCTGCTCGGCCTCGCCGGGACGTCCGCGGAGAAGGACTCCCCGCGGTTCTCCGGGGCACCGGGTGCCCTGCGCGGATCGCTGCTGGAGATCGGCAGCGGCACCGGCGTCGTCGCCGTCGCCGCCGCCCTGGCGGGCTGCACCCGCGTGGTCGCCGCCGACATCAATCCCGCGGCCGTACTGAACACCTCGATGAACGCGGCCCGGCACGGAGTGTCCGGCAGGGTCCGCGTCCTCCGCAGCGACCTCTTCGACCGGCTGGATCCGGGAGAAAGGTTCGACACGGTCTTCTGGTCCTCCAATTACGTGCTCGCGCCGGCGGAGTACCAGCCCCGGACCATGCACGAGCGGGCCTACGTCGACCCCGGCTATGCGGCGCACGGCCGCTTCCTGGAAGAGGCGCCCGGCCTGCTGGCCCCGGGCGGCACGGTCCTGCTGCACTTCAGCAGCCGGGGGGACGTGCCCGCCCTGCGCCGCATCGCGGACCGGTGCGGCCGCCGGCTGGACGTGGTGCGCCGCACCGTCGTACGGGAAGGCGAACACGAAGTCGAGCACATGCTGCTGGAGGTGACCCCGGCGGCGGATTCCGCCCGCCGCCCGGAAGTCGTCCGATAA
- the pabB gene encoding aminodeoxychorismate synthase component I — MRTLLVDNYDSFTYNLFHYLAEVNGREPEVVTNDDPFWKTGRLAEFDNVVLSPGPGTPEREADFGICADILRHGTLPTLGVCLGHQGIALVYGGEVGRAPEPRHGRVSPVHHDGTGLFEGLPSPFAAARYHSLAVGRPPASLEVTARTADGTVMGLRHRELPLWGVQFHPESIGSAYGHRILDNFRRMTERHHGVRRSTGPRPAALRTPEKPPPGRRLRVLTAALPTRWEDEVVFDRLFRRGPHAYWLDSSRRDGPTGRFSVMGDASGPLARIASADVHSSTVTVRGRHGTEVVTGGFLDWLARDLEATRTAETPALPCDFALGWVGYLGYGLKAECGGEPGHRPDEPDATMVFTDRALVLDHTTATTHLLALAEDGDETAARSWLDATARKLTALAGLRPFPAGRPGALGELRLRHGRDAYLQLIDECQEQIAAGETYEVCLTNMAEATGTLDPWEGYRFLRRTSPAPFGALLSFGGLSVLSTSPERFLRIDRDGRAESSPIKGTRPRGATPQEDALLAADLAASEKDRAENLMIVDLVRNDLGRCAEVGSVEAKDVFRVESYAKAHQLVSTVRATLRPDRSPVDCVRAAFPPGSMTGAPKVRTMQIIERLEQGPRGVYAGAIGYFSLSGAVDLSVVIRTAVVTADRVRYGVGGAIIALSDPEEEYEETAVKAAPLTAITGTDFPDRHGTRDRVTI; from the coding sequence GTGCGTACGTTATTAGTCGACAACTACGACTCCTTCACCTACAACCTGTTCCACTATCTGGCCGAAGTCAACGGCCGGGAACCCGAAGTCGTCACCAACGACGACCCGTTCTGGAAAACCGGTCGGCTCGCCGAATTCGACAATGTCGTCCTCTCGCCCGGACCCGGCACCCCGGAACGCGAGGCCGACTTCGGAATCTGCGCCGATATCCTGCGCCACGGCACGCTGCCCACACTCGGCGTCTGCCTCGGCCACCAGGGCATCGCCCTGGTGTACGGAGGCGAAGTCGGCCGGGCGCCCGAGCCCCGCCACGGCCGGGTCTCGCCCGTCCACCACGACGGCACCGGCCTCTTCGAGGGACTGCCGTCCCCTTTCGCGGCCGCGCGCTACCACTCGCTGGCCGTCGGCAGGCCGCCCGCGTCCCTGGAGGTGACGGCGCGCACCGCCGACGGCACGGTCATGGGGCTGCGCCACCGTGAGCTCCCGCTGTGGGGGGTGCAGTTCCACCCCGAGTCGATCGGCAGCGCGTACGGGCACCGCATTCTGGACAACTTTCGCCGCATGACGGAGCGCCACCACGGGGTGCGGCGGAGCACAGGGCCCCGCCCCGCGGCCCTCCGCACACCGGAGAAGCCGCCGCCCGGGCGCCGCCTGCGGGTCCTCACCGCGGCCCTGCCGACCCGCTGGGAGGACGAGGTCGTCTTCGACCGCCTCTTCCGCCGGGGCCCGCACGCCTACTGGCTCGACAGCAGCAGGCGCGACGGCCCCACCGGACGCTTCTCCGTCATGGGGGACGCCTCCGGGCCGCTCGCCCGGATCGCCTCCGCGGACGTCCACAGCAGCACGGTCACCGTCCGCGGCCGGCACGGCACCGAGGTGGTGACAGGAGGCTTCCTGGACTGGCTGGCCCGGGACCTGGAAGCGACCCGCACCGCAGAGACCCCCGCCCTGCCCTGCGACTTCGCACTCGGCTGGGTGGGCTACCTCGGCTACGGCCTGAAGGCGGAGTGCGGCGGCGAACCGGGCCACCGGCCCGACGAGCCGGACGCCACCATGGTCTTCACGGACAGGGCCCTCGTCCTGGACCACACGACCGCCACCACCCACCTCCTCGCACTCGCCGAGGACGGCGACGAGACCGCGGCCCGCTCGTGGCTCGACGCCACCGCCCGCAAACTCACGGCCCTCGCCGGACTGCGGCCCTTTCCCGCCGGCCGCCCCGGCGCGCTCGGCGAACTCCGGCTGCGCCACGGCCGCGACGCCTACCTGCAGCTGATCGACGAGTGCCAGGAGCAGATCGCGGCCGGGGAGACCTACGAGGTCTGCCTGACCAACATGGCCGAGGCCACCGGCACCCTGGACCCCTGGGAGGGCTACCGCTTCCTGCGCCGCACCAGCCCCGCCCCGTTCGGCGCGCTCCTGTCCTTCGGCGGCCTCTCGGTCCTCAGCACCTCGCCCGAGCGGTTCCTGCGCATCGACCGGGACGGCCGGGCCGAGTCCAGCCCCATCAAGGGCACCCGCCCGCGGGGCGCGACCCCGCAGGAGGACGCCCTGCTCGCCGCGGACCTGGCGGCCAGCGAGAAGGACCGGGCCGAGAACCTGATGATCGTGGACCTGGTCCGCAACGACCTCGGCCGCTGCGCCGAAGTCGGCTCCGTCGAGGCGAAGGACGTCTTCCGCGTCGAGAGCTACGCCAAGGCCCACCAGCTCGTGAGCACGGTACGGGCCACGCTGCGCCCGGACCGCTCGCCCGTGGACTGCGTCCGGGCGGCCTTCCCGCCGGGTTCGATGACGGGCGCGCCCAAGGTCCGCACCATGCAGATCATCGAACGCCTGGAACAGGGACCGCGCGGCGTGTACGCGGGCGCGATCGGCTACTTCTCGCTCAGCGGCGCGGTCGACCTGAGCGTCGTGATCCGCACGGCCGTGGTCACGGCGGACCGGGTCCGGTACGGGGTGGGCGGCGCGATCATCGCCCTGTCCGACCCGGAGGAGGAGTACGAGGAGACGGCCGTGAAGGCGGCCCCGCTCACCGCAATTACGGGCACGGACTTCCCGGACCGGCACGGGACGAGGGACAGGGTGACGATCTGA
- a CDS encoding transaldolase family protein, with product MGERTVTSGGEVLRELLAEGVSPWLDGLRRSLLASGTLARLVADGEVRGATSDPGALAAEVADGTAYGQQLAHLACRSVPPATAVQALCAYDLRAACDELRPVFAATQGLDGHVSMGLDPWLAAGTRVTAGAFADAAAALHRAACRPNALVKIPATDEGLAAIGACLARGIGVHVTGIFSVRRYEQVVDVWFAGLERARAAGLDLSAIPSLASLPVARIDAEVDARLRAGRAGGAGGAGGAGGAAVQGTRGTAALAIARLVYRRYEEGLGSARWRVLAAAGARPQRVMWSVGSPVETEPRGVPYVESLVAWGTVSAMPETTLAAAGRRGRLRGDTLTGQEGAARAAVVRFEAGGVSFDEVAGALEAESAVRVRGAWGALRGAVADRLRGGSGG from the coding sequence ATGGGAGAGCGCACGGTGACGTCTGGTGGTGAGGTCCTGCGGGAGCTCCTCGCGGAAGGCGTCTCCCCCTGGCTCGACGGCCTGCGCCGCTCGCTCCTCGCCTCCGGCACCCTGGCCCGGCTCGTCGCCGATGGCGAGGTGCGGGGGGCCACGTCCGACCCCGGGGCGCTCGCCGCCGAGGTCGCCGACGGCACCGCCTACGGACAGCAACTGGCCCATCTGGCCTGCCGGTCCGTCCCGCCCGCGACCGCGGTGCAGGCGCTGTGCGCCTACGACCTGCGCGCCGCGTGCGACGAGCTGCGGCCGGTTTTCGCCGCCACGCAGGGGCTCGACGGGCACGTGTCGATGGGCCTGGACCCATGGCTGGCGGCCGGCACCCGCGTCACGGCCGGCGCCTTCGCCGACGCCGCGGCCGCCCTGCACCGGGCCGCCTGCCGGCCCAATGCACTGGTGAAGATCCCCGCCACGGACGAGGGGCTCGCCGCCATCGGAGCGTGCCTGGCCCGCGGCATCGGCGTGCACGTCACCGGCATCTTCTCCGTGCGCCGCTACGAGCAGGTCGTGGACGTGTGGTTCGCCGGCCTGGAGCGGGCCCGGGCCGCCGGCCTGGACCTGTCCGCGATCCCCTCGCTCGCCTCGCTGCCCGTGGCCCGGATCGACGCCGAGGTCGACGCGCGGCTGCGGGCGGGTCGTGCGGGCGGTGCGGGCGGTGCGGGCGGTGCGGGCGGTGCGGCGGTCCAGGGGACGCGGGGCACCGCCGCCCTGGCCATCGCCCGGCTCGTGTACCGGCGCTACGAGGAAGGGCTGGGCAGCGCGCGCTGGCGGGTCCTGGCCGCGGCGGGGGCCCGCCCGCAGCGGGTGATGTGGTCCGTCGGCTCCCCCGTGGAGACGGAGCCGCGCGGCGTGCCGTACGTGGAGTCGCTCGTGGCCTGGGGCACCGTCAGCGCGATGCCGGAGACGACGCTGGCCGCGGCGGGGCGGCGCGGGCGCCTGCGCGGGGACACGCTGACGGGGCAGGAGGGGGCGGCGCGGGCCGCTGTGGTGCGGTTCGAGGCGGGCGGGGTGTCGTTCGACGAGGTGGCGGGGGCGCTGGAGGCGGAGAGTGCGGTACGGGTGAGAGGTGCGTGGGGGGCGTTGCGCGGGGCCGTGGCGGATCGGTTGCGCGGGGGGTCGGGCGGGTGA